In Neomonachus schauinslandi chromosome 6, ASM220157v2, whole genome shotgun sequence, a genomic segment contains:
- the GPATCH2 gene encoding G patch domain-containing protein 2 isoform X3 produces MFGAAGRQPIGAPAAGNSWHFSRTMEELVHDLVSALEESSEQARGGFAETGDHSRSMSCPLKRQARKRRGRKRRSYNVHHPWEPGHCLSEGTDSSLEEPSKDYRENHNNNKKDHSDSDDQMLVAKRRPSSNLNNNVRGKRPLWHESDFTVDNLGNRTLRRRRKVKRMAVDLPQDISNKRTMAQPLEGCRDQDMDNDRAYQYQEFTKNKVKKRKLKIIRQGPKIQDEGVVLESEEISQTNKDKMDYEEQKVSDELMSESDSSSLSSTDAGLFTNDEGRQGDDEQSDWFYEKESGGACGITGIVPWWDKEDPTELDKNLPDPVFESILTGSFPLMSHPGRRGFQARLSRLHGMPSKNFKKSGGTTTSMATNWTSEIPL; encoded by the exons ATGTTCGGGGCCGCCGGGCGCCAACCGATCGGAGCTCCAGCCGCCGGGAACAGCTG gcATTTCAGTCGAACCATGGAAGAACTGGTTCATGATCTTGTCTCCGCATTGGAGGAGAGCTCAGAGCAAGCTCGAGGTGGATTTGCTGAAACTGGTGATCATTCTCGAAGCATGTCTTGTCCTCTGAAACGCCAGGCAAGGAAACGGAGAGGGAGAAAACGAAGGTCATATAATGTTCATCACCCATGGGAGCCTGGCCACTGCTTAAGTGAAGGCACTGATTCTAGTTTAGAAGAACCAAGCAAGGACTACAGAGAGaatcacaataataataaaaaagatcataGTGACTCTGATGACCAAATGTTAGTGGCTAAGCGCAGGCCATCATCAAACTTAAACAATAACGTACGGGGAAAAAGACCTCTATGGCACGAATCGGATTTTACTGTGGACAACCTTGGGAACAGAACTCTGCGCAGAAGGAGAAAGGTAAAACGCATGGCAGTGGACCTCCCACAGGACATCTCTAACAAACGGACCATGGCCCAGCCCCTTGAAGGTTGTAGAGATCAGGACATGGACAATGACAGAGCTTACCAATATCAAGAGTTTACCAAGAACAAagtcaaaaaaaggaaattgaaaataattagacAAGGGCCAAAAATCCAAGATGAAGGAGTAGTTTTAGAAAGTGAGGAAATAAGCCAGACCAATAAGGACAAAATGGACTATGAAGAGCAAAAAGTTTCAGATGAACTCATGAGTGAAAG TGATTCCAGCAGTCTCAGCAGCACTGATGCTGGCTTATTTACCAATGATGAGGGAAGACAAG GTGATGATGAGCAGAGTGACTGGTTTTATGAGAAGGAATCAGGTGGAGCGTGCGGCATCACTGGAATTGTGCCCTGGTGGGACAAGGAAGACCCTACTGAGCTAGACAAAAATTTACCAGATCCTGTCTTTGAAAGTATCTTAACTGGTTCTTTCCCTCTTATGTCACATCCGGGAAGAAGAG GTTTCCAAGCTAGACTCAGTCGCCTTCATGGAATGCCTtccaagaactttaaaaaatcgGGAGGGACCACAACTTCAATG GCTACAAACTGGACCAGTGAGATTCCCCTATAA